CATCGATTCCTCCGTGCCGGGCGCGCTGGAAGCCGGGCTTGAGGCCGCGCAGGGCCGTCCGCTCTTGAACTCGGTGACGGGCGAGGAAGAGCGGCTCGAACTGGTGCTGCCGCTGGTCAAGAAATACAACGTGCCGGTGGTGGCGATCTCCAACGACGACACCGGCATCTCCGAGGATCCCGACGTGCGCTTCGCCGTCGCCAAGAAAATCGTCGAGCGCGCTGCTGATTTCGGCATCCCCGCCCATGACATCGTGGTGGATCCGCTGGTGATGCCCATCGGCGCCATGGCCACGGCAGGCAAGCAGGTGTTTACGCTGGTGCGCCGGTTGCGCGAGGAGCTGGGGGTGAACACAACCTGCGGCGCGTCCAACATCTCCTTCGGGCTGCCGAACCGCCACGGCATCAACAACGCCTTTCTGCCCATGGCCATGGGTGCCGGGATGACGAGCGCGATCATGAACCCGGTCGCCCTGCCCGTCACGCAGAAGGCGATTGCCGAGAAGAAGGAACAGGTGCTCGCCGCCGGGATCATCCTGCCCGAAGAAATCGACGACGAGACCTTCGTCACGCTCTTTGGCCTAGGCTCTACCAAGCCGCGCCCCGGCAAGGAAATGGAAGCGATCCGCGCCGCCAACCTGCTGACCGACAACGACGCTCACGGCGGGCGCTGGATTTCCTTCAACAAGGACCCCAACGCCGGAGAGCAAGGCGGCCGCGCCAACCGCCGCGCCGGGGGCCGCCGCCGCCGCAGCGCATAACGCCTGGGGCCCTGACAGACGCGCCCGCCGCCCTATGTGGTGGCGGGAAAGGATGGGCCCCATGAACGATCTCTCCCCAAGGCGCGAGGCCGCGCCGCAGGTGTCTGACAGGCTTTCGGCCGTGATCACTGCCGTGGACGCCCACTTCGGCGAAGGCTACGCGCGCGAGAACCCAGCACTTGTGGCGAGCCTCGTGCAATCGGCCAGCATAGATGCCGCCGTCGCCGCCGGGCAAAAGGCCCATGGAGAGGCCATGGGCCTTGCGCGCGAAGTGACGCGCGACGTCTGCGAAACGCTGCTCAAGCTGAAGCCGCGTTTTTTCGGGTAAGCTACATTGTCCAATTTGCAGGCCGGCACCGCCGGCCAGCCCCCGACCCTCCCCAATGGGAGGGGGCTTCACCCCCACCCAGGGTCGGGGGCTGGCCTCGGGTTGTGTGGTTGAGGTGATCTCAAAAACGAAATCAGGCGGTGCTCCCCAGCACCGCCTGACTATCGCAACGACGGACCGCGAAACCAAAAAGCCTCAAGATGCCGTCGGGGCATTTATCTCCTGCCAAAACACATGCGTAAAGAAAAATCTTTCGCTCATCTGCGCTTTCCCGTGACGGTTGTTTTTGACAGCCCCGCGCCGGAGCGCGACACTTAGCGGAGCGCGGCAAGACTTCCCGTTCCAATTCAGAGGCATAGCGCGCCAGCCCCCGCTCAAAGGATTGCTTTCCCTGCCTGAAACGCCGCCATCTCCTGACGCAACGTCACCCGAGCAGGCGACAACCGCCCTGCCCCCGCCCCCTGCCTCGCTGCGCCGGCTGGCCTTGCGTTTCCTCGCCATTCTCGCCTTTGCCGTCCTGATCCACTGGGTGATCGGCTACACGATGGAGAAGGCCAAGGCACTGGAAGGCGAAAGCGCGGATATGGTCGCCCTCGGCCTGCTGGCCCTGCTGCTTCTGGCCTACGCGCTGCTCATCGCCACGCCCTTCGTGCCCGGCATCGAAATCGGCCTCGCGCTTCTGCTGCTGCAGGGCGCCGACATCGTGCTGGCCGTCTATCTGGCCACGGTGCTTGGCCTGAGCCTTGCCTTTCTTGCTGGAAAGCTTCTCGGCGCGGACGCATTGATCACGCTCTTCGCCGATCTTCGCCTCAGGAAGGCCTGCGCCTTTCTGGAAGCCCGCAAAGACAAAAGCCCTGACGAACACCTTGCCGCCTTTACTGCACGCTTTCCCGGCCCATGGGGCGCGCGCCTTGCGGCCTCGCGCTACCTGCTGCTGGGCGCGCTTCTGAACTTGCCCGGCAACGCCATGATGGGCGGCGGTGGCGGCCTGAGCCTGCTGGCGGGGCTGTCAGGCCTGTTTCGCTGGCACTGGGTGCTGCTCACCTACCTGATCGCCGTGGCCCCGGTGCCGCTCATCGTCTGGCTCAACGGCGCGGACGGGCTAGCCCGTTAGGCCGCCGCCGCCCATGCCGCGATTGAGCGCTGGAAAGACGCCCGCGGCCTTTCCTTGTGCCTTCAAACCGCTATCCTCCGGCACAACACACTCCGCGACACAGGCGCAAGGCCCCCCATGAGCTCTGATCCCCTCGTCATCTTCACCCCCTCCGGCAAGCGCGGGCACTTCCCCGTCGGCACCCCGATCCTGACAGCCGCCCGCCAGCTGGGCGTGGATCTGGATTCGGTCTGCGGCGGGCGGGGCATCTGCTCCAAATGCCAGATCACCCCCTCCTATGGCGAATTCTCCAAACACGGCGTCACGGTGCAGGCCGATGCGCTCTCGGAGTGGAACGCGGTGGAGGAGCGCTACAAGAGCAAGCGCGGGCTGATCGACGGTCGTCGTCTGGGCTGCCAAGCACAGGTGCAGGGCGATGTGGTGATCGACGTGCCGCCGGAAAGCCAGGTCCACAAGCAGGTGGTGCGCAAACGCGCCGAGGCGCGCGACATCACGCTCAACCCGTCGGTGCATCTGCACTACGTGGAGGTGCTGGAACCCAACATGCATGACCCTTCCGGCGATCTGGAACGGCTGCGCGATGCGCTGAAAAGCCAGTGGGATCTGGAAGGCTTCGAGGTCAGCCTTTCCGTGCTCTCCCGCCTGCAGAAAGCGCTGCGCAAGGGCGAATGGAAGGTCACTTGCGTGATCCACAAGGCCCCCGGTGCTCCGATGCGGCTTCTGGACGTGCACCCCGGCCTCTACGAGGGCCCGCTTTACGGGCTGGCGGTGGATCTGGGCTCCACCACCATCGCCGCGCATCTCTGCGATCTGGCCACGGGCGAGGTCGTGGCCTCCTCCGGCGTGATGAACCCGCAGATCCGCTTCGGCGAGGATCTGATGAGCCGGGTGAGCTATTCGATGATGAACACCGGCGGCGATGCCGAGATGACGGCCGCCGTGCGTGGCGGCATGAACCAGCTGTTCGCCGACATCGCCGTGGAGGCCGGGATCAGCGAAGCCCAGATCGTGGATGCGGTCTTCGTCTGCAACCCGGTGATGCACCACCTCTTTCTGGGGATCGACCCTTACGAGCTGGGCCAAGCCCCCTTCGCGCTGGCCACGTCTGACTCCTTGCGCCTGGCTGCCTCCGATCTGGGCCTTACCCGCCTGCATCCGGAGGCCCGCGCCTACCTGCTGCCGTGCATCGCGGGCCATGTGGGCGCGGATGCCGCCGCCGTGGCGCTCTCGGAAGCGCCCGACAAATCCGCCGACCTCGTGCTGGTGGTGGACGTCGGCACCAACGCCGAAATCCTGCTCGGAAACAGCGAGAAGGTGCTCGCCTGTTCCTCCCCCACGGGGCCTGCCTTTGAGGGGGCGCAGATCTCCTCGGGCCAGCGCGCTGCGCCCGGCGCGATCGAGCGGGTGCAGATCGATCCCGTCACAAAGGAGCCGCGCTTCCGGGTGATCGGCAGCGATCTCTGGAGCGATGAAGAGGGCTTTGAAGCCGCCATCGCCACCACCGGGATCACTGGGATCTGCGGCTCCGGCATCATCGAGATGGTCGCCGAGATGCGTATGGCCGGGATCCTGGACGCGCCCGGGCTGATCGGCTCGCCCGAGCAAACCGGCACCGACCGCTGTTTCCTTGACGGGCGCACCTATTCCTATCGCGTGTGGGATGGCAGCGCCGACGGCGGCCCGGTGATCACCGTCACCAACCGCGACATCCGCGAAATCCAGATGGCCAAGGCCGCGCTCTACTCCGGCGCGCGGCTCTTGATGGACAAATTCGGCGTGGACACCGTGGACCGCATCGTGCTGGCCGGGGCATTCGGCGCGCATATCAGCCCCAAACACGCGATGGTGCTGGGCATGATCCCCGATTGCGCGCTGGAAAAGGTCACCTCCGCAGGCAACGCCGCCGGCACAGGCGCGCGGATTGCACTTCTGAACACCGAGGCCCGCAGCGAGATCGAAGCGACGGTTCGCGAGATCCACAAGATCGAAACCGCCATCGAGCCGCGCTTTCAGGAGCATTTCGTCAACGCCTCCGCCATCCCGAACGCAGTGGAGCCCTTCCCCATTCTCGGTCAGGTCGTCACCCTGCCAACGGAGACTTTCAACACAGGAGGTGGTGGCGAGGGCGAAGGCGGGCGGCGGCGGCGCAGGCGTGGGTGATTAACAGGAACGTGGCGGCCACTCAGCTTAGCGGCGCAAGGCGCGACAGCGGGATCTGGTATTCGCTTTCCAGTTCGGCAACGGATTTCGAACTGGCCATATCCAAGGTGACGGGCTCTACGTCCGTACCTTGCAGGAAGTTCCACGTCTTGAGCATGCCCTGCCTCGCCGCGTCCTTTTCCTCTTCCGTCATGTCCGATTTGCTGAGTTGCAAACCGAAGATCGCGACGAAATCTTTCCACGCAATGGCGTCGATATCGACGTTGGAGAGCACATAGGCAAATGCCGTGGTCTGTTCCATCCTGGTTTTGATGGAAGCGGCCTGCACGAAACGCCCCCACGCCATTAGATCCACGCGGTAAATCCCCCAATCCGTGGCATAAACGAAATACTCCTCGATGGTTTCAGCGCGGCCTTCTGTCGATCCGAGGAAAATTTCCAGTGTCTTGCTGATAATCTTGAATACGCCAGAGATCACATCAGTGGTGCCGCCTTCCACGAACCCACCAATGGCCTCTTCGAGAACCGCCGGAATGCTTGCGGCGTTGCTGGAGGAGTAGGCGCGCGACATCCCGCTGGATCGCAACACATTTGAGATCGGCACTGTCTTGTTCGTGCCAACACCTGCATCGAGGATCAACAAATTGATTTGCTTCGAGAAAAGCTCCTTCTTTGCGGTTGCCAGCGCCTCCAGTGCATCCAGCGCCTCGCGCTCCGCCTGTGCCAGATCGTCCGATCCATCGATGCTGTCGACAATGTTTTTGAAGATAGCCATGTGTGTTCCTCCCAAACAAACTGTGTTGAATATCAAGTTATGAATGTCGGTCGGTCATAGCATGTTTCCACCAATAGTTGCATGATTCCATTCAATCACCCCTAATGGGTGCAGCCTGAACAACATCTATTGAGCCCTGCCTCAAAGGACTTTACACGCTGCTGGTTCACGACAAGATTGTTGTGGATACCTGTTGACCACTGCCCCGTGGCCCTCTAAATCGGAACTCCGAGGCGGGTATGGTGAAAAGGTATCACACGAGCTTCCCAAGCTCTTGTTACGGGTTCGATTCCCGTTACCCGCTCCAAGCTCTCCCCCCCCAAACAGGCTTCCCATGGAACTGACATTTCTCAGCCCGCTGCCCCGTGACGTGATGGACGCCCACGGCGTGCCGCCCGGCTACACCTACGCGCTGGCCGACCGCGTGCGCTTTCAGGAGGTGGACGCGCTGCTGCACGCCAACAACGTGGCCTATGTGGCGTGGTTCGAGACCCTGCGCACGCGCTACCTGCGGGATATGGGCGTGCTGGACTGTTTTGAAAGCTTCCCCGCCTTCGTGGTCGCCGAACAGACGATCCGCTACCGCGCACCGCTCCTGCTGGATCAGGCCTATGTCGCCGCCGGGCGCACCACGCGCGTGGGGCGGTCGAGCTTTGCGCAGGACTATGTGCTGATGGCCGATGGCAAGCTCTGCGCCGAAGGCACGGCGCAGATGGTCAACGTGGATCCCGACACGGGAAAGGGCCACCCCCTGCCGGAAGCGGCCCGCCGTATTTTCATCGATCAGGACGGGGCGGAGAGCTAGTTCAGCCCGCCAACCCGCGAATGTGGTTCACGAGGCCAAGGGTGGAGCCATCCTTGCCCGCGCCATCGCTTTGGCCCGTCACCACCGGCTGAAGCGCGAGCGCCAGTTCCTTGCCCAGTTCCACGCCCCATTGGTCAAAGGAGTTGAGGCCCAAAATCACGCCTTCCACGAAAACGCGGTGCTCATAGAGCGCGATGATCTGACCGAAGATCTCGGGCGTGAGCTTGGGGTATACAAGCGTGGTCGAAGGGCGGTTGCCCGGGAAGACCCGATGCCGTGCTTGCCGCTCCAGCTCCGCCCCCTCAAGGCCCTTTTTCGCCATGATCTCCGTGGCTTCTTCAAGACTCCTTCCGCGCAGAAGTGCTTCGGATTGCGCCAGACAATTAGCCACCAAAAGCGTGTGCTGATGCGCCAGTTCCGGCTCGTGGCCTTCCGCCGCCACCATGAATTCGCAGGGGATCACCCGCGTGCCCTGGTGGATCAGCTGGTAAAACGCGTGCTGGCCGTTGGTGCCGGGCTCGCCCCAGACAACGGGGCCAGAATTGCGCTCCAGATCCTTGCCGTCCATCGAGACACGCTTGCCGTTGCTCTCCATCTCCAGTTGCTGGAGATAGGCCGGCAAGCGCAGCAGGCGCTGTTCGTAGGGCAGAACGGCGCGCGTGCCATGGCCGCAGATCTGGTTGTGCCAGATGCCCACCAGCGCCAGCAACACGGGAAGGTTCTCCGCCAGCGGCACCTCGCAGAAATGCTTGTCCATCGCGAGGCCACCGGCCAGGAAGGCGCGGAAATCGGCAGCACCAACGGCGATCATCACCGGAAGGCCGATTGGCCCCCACATGGAATAGCGCCCGCCGACCCAATCCTCGAAACCAAAAACCCGTTCCGGATCAATGCCATATGCGCCTGTCTTCTCAAGGTTCGACGACAGCGCGGCGAATTGGCTGGCCGGATCCTTCACCACTTCGCCCATCCAGGCCTTGGCGGTGTCGGCGTTCGTCATCGTCTCGATGGTGGTAAAGGTCTTGGAGGCCACCAGCACCAGCGTCGTTTCCGGATTCAGCGGCCGCAGCACATCGGCGATATGCGCGCCATCGACGTTGGAGACGTAATGCAGGCGCGGGCCGTCGTGGTAGGGCGCAAGCGCCAGCGTCGCCATGACGGGGCCCAGATCAGAGCCGCCGATGCCGATGTTCACCACATCGGTGATCGCGCCACCCTGCCCCTTGAACTGGCCTGAGCGCACGGATTCGGCGAAATGCCCCATGCGCTCCAGCGTTTCCATCACCTTCGGCATGACGTTCTCACCGTCCACGAAGATGGGGCGCTCATCGAGGTTGCGCAGCGCGGTGTGCAGCACGGCGCGGCCCTCGGTTTCGTTGATCTTCTCGCCGGTGAACATGGCAGTGCGGCGGGCTTCCACATCCGCCCCACGTGCCAGTTCCACAAGCGCGTCAAGGGCTTGCGCGTCGATGTTCGTCTTGGAGAAATCAAAGAGCATATCCCCGAACCGGGCGGAAAATGCCTCAGCGCGCTTGGGATCGTCAAACAGTGAAAGGATGCGCCGGCCTTCGGTGGCGGCGTGCAGGTCGTGCAGGGTCTTCCAGGTCATGAAATCACTCGGCCCAATGTACAGTTGCGTCAGAAAGAATTGCGTAAACAGGGGCTTGCATCGGATCCTTCAGGCGGCGCGCCTCTTCCAGAGCAGCGCGTTTCTCGGCCCCCGTGATCACGATGTGCTTGGAGAGCGCAGAGTTCAAGACCCGCGCGGAGAGCGTGATGCGCGGCTCCGGTGCCGTGGGCGCGCGCATCGGCAGCAGCGCGGGCGCTTTCGGCGAAAGCCCCTCGGCCAGCAGATCGGCCCCCGGAAACAGGCTGGCGGTGTGCATATCCGCGCCCATGCCCAGAAGCACGACAGAGAGCGGCAGGATGCTGTCCACCGTCGCCGAAAGCCCGGCGAGCTTGTCTTCGGGGCGCGGCGCATCGGCGTAGAGCGGGATCAGGCGCGCGCCGGCGGCCTTGCCGGTCAGCAGGCGTTCTTTTAGCAGCCGCGTATTGGAACGGTCGGAGCTTTCTGGCACCCAGCGCTCATCGGTGAGCAGCACGTCCACCCGGCTCCAGTCCATCTCCGCCGCGCTCAGATCGTCGAAAATCGGCCCCGGCGTGGTGCCGCCGGGCACGGCGAGGCTCACCCGATCCTGCTGACGCAGCATGGTGGCAAGCTCACTGCCGATCTGATCGGCGATCTTCATCATCATCATTTCGCGGTCGGGATAGTCTACGAAATCCATCACTTGATCTCCCGCCAGCGGCGACCGTCCCGGTGCATCAGCGCCAGCGCGCCTTCGGGGCCAGAACTGCCCGGATCGTAAGGTTCGGGCTGATCGCGGCGCTCTTCCCAGCCCTGGATGATCGGATCGGTCCAGGCCCAGGCGGCCTCCACCTCGTCGCCGCGCATGAAGAGCGTCTGGTTGCCCCGGATCACATCCATGATCAGGCGCTCGTAGGCGTCCGGCACATCGGCCTCGTCGGGGCCAAAGGCATCGGCAAAGCTCATGTCCAGTGGCACTTCCATCAGGCGCATGCCGCCCGGCCCCGGCTCCTTGATAGTGACGCGCAGGTGCATGCCCTCATCGGGCTGCAGCCGGATCACCAGCACGTTGCCGCGCCGCCCCTCCTGCACGCCGAAGATCGAATGCGGCGGATCCTTGAACACCACCGCGATCTCGGATTCCCGCGCCCGCAGGCGCTTGCCGGTGCGCAGGTAGATCGGCGTGCCGGACCAGCGCCAGTTGGCGATCTGCACGCGCATGGCGATGAAGCTTTCGGTGCGGCTCTCCGGGTTTTCGGAATCCTCGATATATGAGGGCCCATTGGCGTCGCCGCGATACTGGCCGCGCACGATATGCTTGGGAAGAACCGGATCCAACGCCCTGATAACCTTGAGCTTCTCGTCCCGCACCGCATCCGGCTCAAACTGGCTCGGCGGCTCCATGGCGATGAGGCAAAGCAGTTGCATCAGGTGGTTTTGCACCATGTCCCGCATCGCGCCGGATTTGTCGTAATAGGCGCCCCGGCCGCCAACGGCCACGGTCTCGGACACGGTGATCTGGATGTGGTCGATGTATTGCGTGTTCCAGAGCGGCTCGAACAGGATATTGCCAAAGCGCACCGCCATGAGGTTCTGGACGGTTTCCTTCCCGAGGTAATGGTCGATCCGGTAGATCTGCCCCTCGTCGAAATGCGCCGCCAGCACGGCGTTCAGCGCCTTGGCGCTGGCCAGATCGCGGCCGAAGGGTTTTTCCACCACAATGCGGGACTCCGCATTGGCGACCTCATGCTTGTGCAGCCGCTCGGCGATGTCGCCAAAGAGCGAGGGCGCCACCGAGAGGTAGAAGGCCCGCACCACGCCATCGCGCATCAGCCCGGCAAGCTCCTCCCAGCCGCCGGTGCCCTTGGCGTCGATGGCCACATACTCAAGCCGCTCGGTGAACTGTGC
The sequence above is drawn from the Pseudoruegeria sp. SHC-113 genome and encodes:
- a CDS encoding ASKHA domain-containing protein, with amino-acid sequence MSSDPLVIFTPSGKRGHFPVGTPILTAARQLGVDLDSVCGGRGICSKCQITPSYGEFSKHGVTVQADALSEWNAVEERYKSKRGLIDGRRLGCQAQVQGDVVIDVPPESQVHKQVVRKRAEARDITLNPSVHLHYVEVLEPNMHDPSGDLERLRDALKSQWDLEGFEVSLSVLSRLQKALRKGEWKVTCVIHKAPGAPMRLLDVHPGLYEGPLYGLAVDLGSTTIAAHLCDLATGEVVASSGVMNPQIRFGEDLMSRVSYSMMNTGGDAEMTAAVRGGMNQLFADIAVEAGISEAQIVDAVFVCNPVMHHLFLGIDPYELGQAPFALATSDSLRLAASDLGLTRLHPEARAYLLPCIAGHVGADAAAVALSEAPDKSADLVLVVDVGTNAEILLGNSEKVLACSSPTGPAFEGAQISSGQRAAPGAIERVQIDPVTKEPRFRVIGSDLWSDEEGFEAAIATTGITGICGSGIIEMVAEMRMAGILDAPGLIGSPEQTGTDRCFLDGRTYSYRVWDGSADGGPVITVTNRDIREIQMAKAALYSGARLLMDKFGVDTVDRIVLAGAFGAHISPKHAMVLGMIPDCALEKVTSAGNAAGTGARIALLNTEARSEIEATVREIHKIETAIEPRFQEHFVNASAIPNAVEPFPILGQVVTLPTETFNTGGGGEGEGGRRRRRRG
- a CDS encoding methyltetrahydrofolate cobalamin methyltransferase; translation: MTRTIVESKTKTAVLGFDEPFCVIGERINPTGRKKLAAELEAGDFSTVEKDALAQVLAGADVLDINAGVVYNSNPNPNETEPPLMRQIVELVQGLVDVPLCIDSSVPGALEAGLEAAQGRPLLNSVTGEEERLELVLPLVKKYNVPVVAISNDDTGISEDPDVRFAVAKKIVERAADFGIPAHDIVVDPLVMPIGAMATAGKQVFTLVRRLREELGVNTTCGASNISFGLPNRHGINNAFLPMAMGAGMTSAIMNPVALPVTQKAIAEKKEQVLAAGIILPEEIDDETFVTLFGLGSTKPRPGKEMEAIRAANLLTDNDAHGGRWISFNKDPNAGEQGGRANRRAGGRRRRSA
- a CDS encoding acyl-CoA thioesterase is translated as MELTFLSPLPRDVMDAHGVPPGYTYALADRVRFQEVDALLHANNVAYVAWFETLRTRYLRDMGVLDCFESFPAFVVAEQTIRYRAPLLLDQAYVAAGRTTRVGRSSFAQDYVLMADGKLCAEGTAQMVNVDPDTGKGHPLPEAARRIFIDQDGAES
- the pgi gene encoding glucose-6-phosphate isomerase; this translates as MTWKTLHDLHAATEGRRILSLFDDPKRAEAFSARFGDMLFDFSKTNIDAQALDALVELARGADVEARRTAMFTGEKINETEGRAVLHTALRNLDERPIFVDGENVMPKVMETLERMGHFAESVRSGQFKGQGGAITDVVNIGIGGSDLGPVMATLALAPYHDGPRLHYVSNVDGAHIADVLRPLNPETTLVLVASKTFTTIETMTNADTAKAWMGEVVKDPASQFAALSSNLEKTGAYGIDPERVFGFEDWVGGRYSMWGPIGLPVMIAVGAADFRAFLAGGLAMDKHFCEVPLAENLPVLLALVGIWHNQICGHGTRAVLPYEQRLLRLPAYLQQLEMESNGKRVSMDGKDLERNSGPVVWGEPGTNGQHAFYQLIHQGTRVIPCEFMVAAEGHEPELAHQHTLLVANCLAQSEALLRGRSLEEATEIMAKKGLEGAELERQARHRVFPGNRPSTTLVYPKLTPEIFGQIIALYEHRVFVEGVILGLNSFDQWGVELGKELALALQPVVTGQSDGAGKDGSTLGLVNHIRGLAG
- the pgl gene encoding 6-phosphogluconolactonase, whose product is MDFVDYPDREMMMMKIADQIGSELATMLRQQDRVSLAVPGGTTPGPIFDDLSAAEMDWSRVDVLLTDERWVPESSDRSNTRLLKERLLTGKAAGARLIPLYADAPRPEDKLAGLSATVDSILPLSVVLLGMGADMHTASLFPGADLLAEGLSPKAPALLPMRAPTAPEPRITLSARVLNSALSKHIVITGAEKRAALEEARRLKDPMQAPVYAILSDATVHWAE
- the zwf gene encoding glucose-6-phosphate dehydrogenase, coding for MVSRVIPVEPFDLVIFGGTGDLARRKILPGLYHRFCAGQMPENSRIIGAARTEQDAAAYRAQIAEAIAEFLPAGKWDAETVAQFTERLEYVAIDAKGTGGWEELAGLMRDGVVRAFYLSVAPSLFGDIAERLHKHEVANAESRIVVEKPFGRDLASAKALNAVLAAHFDEGQIYRIDHYLGKETVQNLMAVRFGNILFEPLWNTQYIDHIQITVSETVAVGGRGAYYDKSGAMRDMVQNHLMQLLCLIAMEPPSQFEPDAVRDEKLKVIRALDPVLPKHIVRGQYRGDANGPSYIEDSENPESRTESFIAMRVQIANWRWSGTPIYLRTGKRLRARESEIAVVFKDPPHSIFGVQEGRRGNVLVIRLQPDEGMHLRVTIKEPGPGGMRLMEVPLDMSFADAFGPDEADVPDAYERLIMDVIRGNQTLFMRGDEVEAAWAWTDPIIQGWEERRDQPEPYDPGSSGPEGALALMHRDGRRWREIK